The DNA sequence GAGCGAATCGAGGGCGATGGCGAGAAGCGCCATCGAGATCCTCTCGCCGGCCGTGAGGAGCATATCCATCTCGCGGCGGGGCGGGCTGGGGCTGACCCGGCGTGCGAGAGCCACCAGCTCGTCCGTGGACTGTCCCATCGCGGAGAC is a window from the Candidatus Eisenbacteria bacterium genome containing:
- a CDS encoding aspartate kinase, whose amino-acid sequence is MVTIVQKYGGTSVETPSHLLDVARRILEEKARGRRLIVVVSAMGQSTDELVALARRVSPSPPRREMDMLLTAGERISMALLAIALDSL